A region of Notolabrus celidotus isolate fNotCel1 chromosome 4, fNotCel1.pri, whole genome shotgun sequence DNA encodes the following proteins:
- the tmem72 gene encoding transmembrane protein 72 isoform X1, translating into MGNSESVWWVVVEFACRILGVSTATVLCAVGVETLQQGEFNSLGVYLLVSSVGIMLFELAYFLDAALFMCLPCPPDWMIFVLWGKMAHVGGFHKFLYYSIMSVICFLHPVLVWHAIIPGAMLLVTALFNFILSKKTKKKCQKRPQDNHSDQGLTTVCVTEGSTSGATSSFSFLHILTGRKGGGGGGPTLPTRDRCLGPGERGESVQAMLELQQTTEPKDSDREKRRWKERGLMCFRGREEPVEREMEEMDGYCEAETDTTSDTAPMITD; encoded by the exons ATGGGGAACTCTGAGAGCGTTTGGTGGGTTGTTGTGGAGTTCGCCTGCAGGATTCTTGGTGTTTCTACAGCAACAG tgttgTGTGCTGTTGGAGTAGAAACCCTGCAACAAGGAGAATTCAACAGCTTGGGTGTCTACTTACT CGTGTCATCTGTTGGCATCATGTTGTTCGAGCTGGCCTACTTCCTGGATGCTGCTCTGTTCATGTGTTTGCC ctgtcctccAGACTGGATGATCTTTGTGTTGTGGGGGAAGATGGCTCACGTTGGAGGTTTTCATAAGTTCCTGTACTACTCCATTATGTCCGTGATCTGCTTCTTGCACCCCGTGTTGGTGTGGCATGCCATTATCCCAG GGGCGATGCTTCTGGTGACCGCCTTGTTCAACTTCATACTgagcaagaaaacaaagaaaaagtgtCAAAAAAGACCACAGGACAACCACAGCGACCAAGGCCTGACCACCGTGTGTGTGACGGAGGGATCGACCTCAGGAGCAACCTCCTCTTTCTCATTCCTCCACATATTGAccgggaggaaaggaggaggaggaggtggacccACTCTCCCGACCAGAGATCGCTGCCTCGGCCCgggtgagagaggggagagCGTGCAGGCCAtgctggagctgcagcagaCGACAGAACCCAAAGactcagacagagagaagaggaggtggaAGGAGAGGGGGCTGATGTGcttcagagggagggaggagccggtggagagagagatggaggagatggaCGGATACTGTGAGGCGGAGACAGACACCACCTCAGACACTGCACCTATGATAACAGACTGA
- the LOC117811114 gene encoding C-X-C motif chemokine 11-like, which produces MKLHLQPVCQLTFLSLCCVLITVRESDGTFVPGRCQCPETQNGVRGQLKELSVFRKSASCDKITVIVTLKGNNERRCLNPDAALGKQLIRCWNRAHKLGRDVKLCLKRRRGTRGQRQRSARRSRVQGSRASV; this is translated from the exons ATGAAGCTTcatcttcagcctgtgtgtcAGCTTACTTTCCTGAGCCTCTGCTGTGTGCTCATTACAG tgagaGAGTCAGACGGCACGTTCGTCCCGGGAAGATGTCAGTGTCCAGAAACACAGAACGGTGTCAGAGGGCAGCTTAAAGAACTCAGTGTGTTCCGAAAGAGCGCCAGCTGTGATAAAATCACTGTGAT AGTGACACTGAAGGGCAACAATGAGAGGAGGTGTCTGAATCCAGACGCAGCGCTGGGTAAACAGCTGATCCGCTGCTGGAACAG GGCTCACAAGTTGGGTCGTGATGTAAAGCTATGcctaaagaggaggaggggaacaAGAGGTCAACGCCAGCGGAGTGCACGAAGGAGCCGAGTTCAGGGCAGTAGAGCCTCTGTCTAA
- the tmem72 gene encoding transmembrane protein 72 isoform X2, with protein MLCAVGVETLQQGEFNSLGVYLLVSSVGIMLFELAYFLDAALFMCLPCPPDWMIFVLWGKMAHVGGFHKFLYYSIMSVICFLHPVLVWHAIIPGAMLLVTALFNFILSKKTKKKCQKRPQDNHSDQGLTTVCVTEGSTSGATSSFSFLHILTGRKGGGGGGPTLPTRDRCLGPGERGESVQAMLELQQTTEPKDSDREKRRWKERGLMCFRGREEPVEREMEEMDGYCEAETDTTSDTAPMITD; from the exons A tgttgTGTGCTGTTGGAGTAGAAACCCTGCAACAAGGAGAATTCAACAGCTTGGGTGTCTACTTACT CGTGTCATCTGTTGGCATCATGTTGTTCGAGCTGGCCTACTTCCTGGATGCTGCTCTGTTCATGTGTTTGCC ctgtcctccAGACTGGATGATCTTTGTGTTGTGGGGGAAGATGGCTCACGTTGGAGGTTTTCATAAGTTCCTGTACTACTCCATTATGTCCGTGATCTGCTTCTTGCACCCCGTGTTGGTGTGGCATGCCATTATCCCAG GGGCGATGCTTCTGGTGACCGCCTTGTTCAACTTCATACTgagcaagaaaacaaagaaaaagtgtCAAAAAAGACCACAGGACAACCACAGCGACCAAGGCCTGACCACCGTGTGTGTGACGGAGGGATCGACCTCAGGAGCAACCTCCTCTTTCTCATTCCTCCACATATTGAccgggaggaaaggaggaggaggaggtggacccACTCTCCCGACCAGAGATCGCTGCCTCGGCCCgggtgagagaggggagagCGTGCAGGCCAtgctggagctgcagcagaCGACAGAACCCAAAGactcagacagagagaagaggaggtggaAGGAGAGGGGGCTGATGTGcttcagagggagggaggagccggtggagagagagatggaggagatggaCGGATACTGTGAGGCGGAGACAGACACCACCTCAGACACTGCACCTATGATAACAGACTGA